The Populus alba chromosome 13, ASM523922v2, whole genome shotgun sequence genome contains the following window.
TGAAGTGTTGGCCAAAGGGAAAGAGGATGAGGGGGAGCAAAATGGAGGGGCTTTCCATGATAAACCAAGCCAAAGGTGGAGGAATTGTAGGGCCCCATCCTAGACGGTTGTGCTTGCCATATGGGAATTGAAAGAACCTTAGGGCAATGAAGGTAGGGGGTCCTAGGAGGTAGTAAGCTAGGAGGCTGTAATGAAAGAAACTCTGGTCTAACAAGGCCATTGTTGCTTGCTTAGTTTGTTGCTTATGATAGATTTGGAGTGATGATGTACTAAAAAAAGGCATTTTATAGAAGAAAAATGGAGCATCATGATAGCACACCATGACTTGCAACTCCAGTAGAGAtgaaaatgttatattttgatttcaatatcTACTCATTTATCATTAAGTAAGGAATTTAATTatctataaattatttgttagatttCAGTCGTTTATTAtcttactattatttattatttaatacaaaattttatatatatatatatatatatatatataatatatatatatatatatatatatatatatcccaacTTGTCCAAATACCATTTGTGATTGGCACATGCTCTAGGCACAAAATAAATCCAGTAATTCAGTACTATCGTACTTTATTATATCAGGATTCTATGTCAAATCTGACGGTCATTTGTAATTGGTACATGTCGTAGGCACCAAGTAAATCCAGTAATTCAATACCCATGTACTTGTTCTATCTTAtactagctttgatacccgcgcgatgctACGGGTAATtttgttgtataaaaaatatatataaaaaataaaaatcttgggtttttctgcaaagttacaCTCAAGAATCTTAGGTTTTACTACAATGtatgacctaagagtaatatttataatattaataataaaattaaacttgcatgacccaagtttaagtgagcctgactgtAACTCCTGACCCAAGAAAATTGGATGTggatctggctataaggtcgtgtcataaaagtgtgataattaaatagattaattaaaaatcaataaaaaggaaaaaactaatgaagaaaaagaaaaagaaattgaattaattgggttaaccctttaaaccagattatcccgtaaaacctgggatttgtgtcatgaaagtttgataactaaatagaaaaaaaaatgacggctttacccagaattaaccgggttaacccatcaaaccaagttaacctatcaagcccaggatacgtgtcatgaaagtctggtaagtaaatagaaaaaaaattaactttaacaaactaaattaaatgaaaaaaataactcgtcaaatcatgttaacccatcaaactcgagattcgtatcatgaaaatatgataactaaataaaaaaaaataacattaacaaactaaatcaaacaaaaaaaattcattaaaaaagattaaaaaaaacaaaagaaaaaaacagtcatacaatataataataattataatgaaaaaacgtggggaaagctaaagttaaattctcaaccaactcaatattaaaaaaataaatttaacaaagataattttaaaaataaacatgtgggggaaacactgcagccaaacaaaaatcatgtaaggaaaacactgtagtaatccatagtgtttttttttttttttttaaagctacaaagcttagtccctcaaccattttaatatataaaaaaaaaccgaaatccGTGTAATAAAAgtataataactaaattaattttttttttcacattaacaaactaaattaaacaaaaaacaattcattaaaagaaaaaaaaaacacaaagaaaaaaacaaaaaaaaacccatgggcaaaatgaaaaaaaaaaaggaaaaacaaaaacgaaaaaaGAAGTCAAGTGTTTTCACTGTGTGCACagtgatacattatatgtaaaaaacagaaaaaaacaaaagcgaggaaaaaaaaaagcagctaCAGTAAAAAACCCAcgcgttaaaaaaaacaaaaagaaaaagaaaaaaaagttgttacagtgaaaaaacattttaaaaaaaaatgctacacgaaaaaaaaaaccaaaaacgacaaaaaaaaatgtcacagaagaaaaaaacgaaaaaaaactgcaaaaaaaaaaaaagctttagctATTGTGAAAAGGTTATGCgttttagagtttttattaacctttcaaatcaggataacccgtcaaaccttagattcgcgtcatgaaagtttaataactaaatagaaaaaaaaattgacgggttaacctgtcaagcttgcaatacgtgtcatgaaagtctgattaaataagaagaaatttaacattaataaactaaactaaatgaaaaaaattaattaaaaacaaaaaaaaaacaaaaaaaataaaatatgtagttaactcgtcaaaccaggttaatccgtcaaactcgagatcaattaacaaactaaattaaacaaaaaaaatgaaaagaaaaaaaaactaagaaagaagccaaaaaaaaaccataaaggcataaaaaaccaaaacaaatacagaaaaaaaaatgaaaaagaaaaataatatatattacaatataataatataattataattataattataattattatatataataattataataataattattattattatatataagtataattaaaaggcgcggggaagctacagtgctttccccacgccttttagagttctttaattagcatgtttttatcttatattatttaattgggTTCAACTAGTCCACGTCTTTtagaaattatcaaattaaatattataaatatcaagcttactaaaaaatttattttattattatcctcaaggttttaaataattagttaaGGTGCCTGTATAAGCTTAGTTTgaatattcataattaaaaaaaaatatattcttttatattttaaaatttttaatttttttctttaatattttttaaattattttaatatgaaatatttaaaatacattattttaatatatttataaataaaaaataattaaaaaaaacaaaaataaaatactttcaaataagatttaaaatctaGTCAAACAATAATGTCATAATAACTAATTATGACTTTGTAAATTATCTAAACAAACTTGTCGAGCACTCGTAATTATATGTCTCAAACTGATTTTGTATGTAAAGTTAGTAGattatgtaaaaattattttttaaatattttttatttaaaaatatattaaaaataatatatattttttaaaaaaattatttttgatatcaacatattaaaataatttaaaaacactaaaatcactaatttaaaatataaaaaaataaatttaatcaatgctaagaaaaatcacaaaatatggCTATAGGATTACAGGTACATTCCAAGATCAACGTTTGAAGCAGATAAATACCCCAAATCCAATTGGTCTGCATGATTTTATGACACTAATCAATTACCAATTATAACAACAgttcatatactacaaaaataaaagaaaaaacccttttaatttctcaattaactcaaattaatcaataacttTTGATCAATTTTGTCGAAATTTTCTctgttaattttaagaaaaataacaaaaaattaaaaattttgaaaatcaatcaGCATCATGCACGAATCGAATGACCAAATTCAAAGCCCATTTAGCTTTCATTTAGTAATGTTGTTgcactcattttttaaaatatcttttcaaattgtttttttatgaaaactatattaaatcaatgttttttatagtattttttaaatggcTATGCTggtgttaataaattaaaaaatatatttttaattaaaatatatatttataaaaatatcacatACTACATTAATCGTAACATTCATTTATCCTTGAATCCGTTTGTTATGGCTTGGAATACTcttaacaattttgtttttctcattaaAATGCTTTTAGGTAAGTTCTTAAAAAATGATcccattttgtttatatatatttttttgtagacgctgttaaaattacaaaatttgaatttcattttctgatttatttttttcataaaaagtaattgagatattattttgttttttttcgatATTAAATTGACGTATTCTAATGATCTGTAATCGAAGAAAAATACCTCTATATATTCAGTACGGTGGTCTTAGGTTTCAGTGTTTGGAGTAgtaataataaacataaataaataaaataaaagtagcgattaattaactttttaggTGTAAGGACAACTTGGATATTTAAcacacaagaaattaaaaaaaaaattttaaaatatgtcaGTAGACAGAAAGGGTGCGTGCAAATAacctttttaagaatttatttttggtaaataaactaatttatatgGAGGCAATTTAGGTATGACTAGAGGTTAACGTTGCACTCAAttatgaagtttttttctttttaaaaaaaattaattttttttaattttaagttaatattttaagtattttcagattattttaatgtggtaatgttaaaaataatttttaaaaattttaaaaaaattattttaatgtatttcaaattaaaaaacaattattaccatATTtccaatattatataataacatGACAGTATTTTTAGTCGCTGCATTATTATATGACATGATTTAAGAATTTCATGCAAAAGTTTATAGTAACCTCGGTGaatgaagagaaaaatgaaaagaggaaaataacctaggtttttataaaattaactttgtAAAGCTGGCAACATACAAAAGGATTTTGAGAAGTAGAGGGATCTGTACTGGGATGCCATAAAGATGATGATAAGCTGTAATTAAATTGTTAATTATATGttaaagtaatttaattaaCACAAACTACATACaaacaggggaaaaaaatactattctacctttaattaataaaacaagataaatatattaataaaacaatataattttaattatgcaGGGATGGCATgatgtttgttgattttatcgTAATGCACCGTGTCAATGATTTTGGGACGGCCATTTTAATACTGTTCAGACCAACCAAGCTGTTGATAACTTTAATTAACATTCATatctttatttgattatttgattgttttttttttttactcaatccAACAACAGGAGTCTAGTACGTAAATGcatgcttaaaaatatatatatatataaaagtagaaGTGCGCATACATTCAATTGGAAACTCAAGAGTTATTACAAGTTAAAATTATTACCACAATCGCTAGCCAGACACAATCCAAGATGTTATCGATCCCAGAATCCCGACCTCTGATCCTACTAAAGATTGAGCTTTCTCTTGAGATCAGAGAGCTTTCTCTTGAGATCAGAGAGTTTATTAGGCAGCCGCCAGCCGCTAATGtagataaacaataaaaaaaggccGTAGTAGATATAATGCAAGAGCGCTTGTAGAAGAAATGGGTTGACAAATAGCAGAATAATCGAAGGAAAAACAACGGCCACCCCTGTAGTGATGATTGTTAACAACCAACCATGAGGTCCTATTAATGCTATTCTCACAGAAAAAAGGAACGCCCAGAACATCATGAAAATAGCCAAACAAACCATCATAGTTGAAAACGCAACTGCAGAGATTTGAAATCTGGGATAATTAAAGCCTGGCAAAAGAAGGAGTAGAGCTGCCAGCAGAGAGGAAGATAAAGCCCCCACAtcgaaaaacaaataaacatacaGAAGATTGTCATAAGTGCTGTTAAATGCATGACGACGATCACTTAATTGTGGCAATTGAATAGCACCCGCAAAGGTTACTCCAGCAACAAGCACTGCTACCACTAGAACATTCCCTGTCATGCTCTTTGTTTCCTCTTTTGCTTTTGACATGGGTAGTGGAGTAACATGGAAAAACTTCTTTAGGGAATTCTTAGGGCGGGAATTGAAGAATAAGATCGATAATGTCATCACCTGCATATATAGCACGGgggaaattaaaaacttaattgtttAATGAGTTCTTGGCACTTGCTCAATTGCATCCAAAAGCATTGACCTTCAAATGCCTTTCCCAGTACAAGTAATTTACTGGAAtggtttagaattttttaatataatggtaTACAAGTTCAATCAATTGGGCTTGAACtagaagtttaaaagattagggATGgcaagggaaaaaacaaaaataggaaAGAAGAGAAGCAATAATATACCAACTGAAAATACCCAAACGGTATTTCGTCCTTTGGTGATGCCTTTTTTGTATCCATCTTATTTGAATCAATTTCTTTTCCCtgtccaaaaaataataataatattatatgttaaAATGCAGTGCTCTCTCTGTGTGCTATGGCTAGACAACAATCTAAGCAAATGAAACTGGTTCATGTTTGAAAAAAAGTCATTTGACATTAAAtggttttgattaaaataatatatatattgaagattttttatttcgtGTTGCgagatacttttaatttttttatttaattatatgacaataaaaattaattttcttaaataatttaaattctataggataaaaaaataatttaaattgatttgaaataaaaataaaaaaggtatctatatttttttttaatcaaaaccatTTTCCTTATTAATacgttcattttttttactaatgtttttataaaattgttttctttttttataataacaacctatcataatcttataaataagttttaataaaaaaataaaagattaattaattgatgattttcttgaaaaaaaaatattttttttagctacggTTTTATtccataaaaactaaaagcaattaaaataataaatatggacaaaacttttcataatttaattgaaataaagatataaaagatatctatttaataaaaaaaaatttattaatccatcctctctctttttttttttggatagtattttataaaagatattgtttcttaaataaaaaaacttatcataatCCTAAACGTAAATACCTCGATCTCGCGCGCAGGGGTACTGTTATTTGAATCAAACTGCTTTCGTTCCTCGGCACGCTGGCAACAAAGAGGAAGCCCAGAtaccaaaatattaaatcagtAATACTCctaaaatatatagaattttgTAGCTCGataaatgatgatcaaattaataGCATACCATTTCATCTGTTTTTATGTATTTCTCTTCAGTTCTTTTGGAAAAATCTTCAGCCAACTCATATGGTGTCCAATTTTCATTGTTAACAATGAAATGTTCAACGCGGCAGTCACGCACAAGAAGAAATGTAGTCATGCATCGGCCATAACGTGCTGCCAAGTGCAAAGGTGTATTTCCATCCTCATCTGTCGCATTTAGCAGCGGTGCGACGAGCTTCTGGTCCTGTTTGAGTACGTACCTAACCACACAGCTAATTCCATATTTGGCCGCTACATGAAGAATGTTCTGCCCTTTCTTATTGAGGAATTCTTTTGGATATGGGAATTTATCAAGAAATTCCTTCACTGCATCAACAGAGTGACTTTTGCATGCTACATGGATAGGATAGTCGCCTTGACGGTTTGTTTCATAAGCACCATCGTGAAAATTCGTTAATAGGAATCGAACTCCTTCCAGAAAACCTATGGATGATGCATAATGCAGTGAATTTCCCAACTCTTCCTCGGTGAGACGTAATAGCTCTggcttttccttttcaattttctccaaaatatctgaaaatcaaaagaaaatgtttcaaaCGAATATAAAGATGATAGCTTTGCAACAATTGTTTGTATGTAAATCATTTTCTAGTGAGTAATGAAATTGTGATCACCTCTGTTACGTTGCTTGATGGCAGCATGAACAGGTGACTTTCCTTCTGGTAGGGCATCACCATCTTCTCTTCTTATAGGGAACGAAACTCTCAAATGCAAGAGATCATAAAGAATCTCTTTCTTATTGCCGTTCTCAACTGCCAGATATAAAGGAGACTTGCCATTCTTGTTGTTGTAATAGGCCACTTCTGGATCTCTGGAAACTAGGAGTTCGGCAACTTCTTTGTTATCGGCGATCACTGCATCATGCAAAGGAGTGTTTCCCTTTGTATTTGTCTTCCTCATCAAGCTCGGATTCGATTCCGCAAGAGATTTAATTGTATGACTGGCATTTCCTTCTCTGGCAGCAAGATGAAGGATGGTGTCCTTCTGGCTGTTTTGGATGGTGATTAGAGAAGGAAACGTTTGAGCCAGATAAGATGTAATATTGTCACTTCCATAGCTTACAGCTACGTGAAGTAGTGTATTCCCGCAGGGTGTCACAAGCTTCTCCGCTGAACGTTGCTGGACAAGCCTTCTAAATTCCTCAGTATTAATGTTCTGCCTCACACACTCATGCAACTGACTATCTATCATTGCATTTGCCATGTGATCTCCCGGGATGTTTATTGCTACGCTAGAcatggcaaaagaaaatatggcGTTGGTTGAATCAGCTATACATATCAGACATAATTTAAATAGACCAGACTGCATGTCAATGGAATCTTAACTAACGTGAAtcttactcctttttttttcccttttttttccttttttttttgtgacattatcacaaatctatatatatatatatatatattatatatatatatatatattatttagaaaCCTTCAAAAATTAGTTATGATCAACTAAATTATCAGAtgatacttttgtttttttttttaattttatccctagtAATCTTAATTAGCTCACTAATTCgcacatcaatattaatatcaatgCAAATCggatatttgatatcaatagcAAGATTCAAAATTAAACTAGTTGGTATATTTTTTAGATCTCTCTAGCTCGAAGCTCTCATCCTCttctcattaaattaattttttatttaatattttttaaattattttaatgtgttatgtttaaagtaatttaaaataaattattttaatatatttttaattaaaaaataagttaaaaaacaaatatataacacTTAACGATAGTGTCCTAATAACAAACTACAACTTTGTAAACTATCTAAACAAACGTGTCGAGCACTCCTAACAATATGTCAAAAACTGATTTTGTGACATGTAAcggagtctttttttttttatttttttctctgtagAGTTAATAGAGTatgtaaaaattgttttttaaatatttttttatttaaaaatatatttaaaataatatatatctttgtattttttataataacctCGGTGAgtgaagagaaaaatgaaaataggaAAATAACCTAggtgtttataaaattaactttttaaaggtCACAACATACAAAAGGATTTTGAGAAGTAGAGGGATCTGTACTGGGATGCCATCAGGATGATGAGAAGCTGTAATTAAATTGCTAATTATTAGTATTTATTCTTAAGCATTTCAATGGGTTATTGATAATACAAACCGTAACCtctaattttctcaattaaatatctACTGGTAATGTTTAGTGTTTCTTTTACCAAAGCTGTTTTGGGTAAATTAAATTACCTATACGAGTCtgccttttatattttttagctatTGTCTGACCAGGTCGTCGAAGAAGCCACTGATGCTGAATTTTCAGACAATGCCAGCGAAGTATTATTGGATGAAATCGCTTTcgtttgggaaaaaaaaaaaacagaaaaaaaagtctTAGTCTATGTCTTTTGTGGACTCGGTCTGTGTTTGATTTTCTTCCATAATTTCGTTGTCCATTTCATGTGATGTCAAATGAAGGTGTGGTCGATATTGATGGAGATGGATGTTCTCTTAGATGCTAGGAAGGTACTTCGTCCAGACTCCGATCTTTCATTTCCAAAGTCGGGACGAGAGAATAGTTGTCAAGTTTCGCTTTCCAAGAGCTAATCCCCTCTTGCTTTTGCCAATTTTTGAAGTGTACAACttattttgattgattgtgCAGAACATATGcgatatgtttttaaaatttactaacTTACCCGAACACTCGTAATCAAGAGAATAGTCTTCTCctttgcctttattttttttttaataatagataTTTGAGTCAGTTTAATCGcatctcgattaattttttaaaaccttgaagttaacaaccatataaatctttaatgatCCTCGAACTAGTGATatctagaaaacaaaatcaagatctAATGGGTTCAGTTACACTCTTCGGAATTCTCTTTTGCCTTTTTACCAAGATCGATGGTCAAAGAGATTATTAATGGggtaatttaaagtaaaataattgttgttttttaaagtattttggaATGATCATGGATGGACCAACATCCTTAATACTTTCACGATAAGCAATTTCATCTTTCGCTAATGTTGTTTCAAGACGTTAAACCTCCCCAATCTCTTGAAGTTCGTCACAACATAAATTAAGGGGGATGTTGGCCACATAATATCTCATTTTATGACACCTTTACAGATAATTATTACTGCTTTCCAAGCTTCTCATACCAAGTAATTaatctatatacatatatatattaaaaactaattattagtCATTCATCCACAATAAAACTATTTtggtatttaataaatataaaaatcatattgcaTACCAATCAATTCTTTCTTAGATATTAGAGGCATATTGCATCGAGTTACATGAATATCTCTAAAAATGCAATTAGGTTTGTTTGTCTCTTAttctatatcaaaaaaatataatggataaATTTCATTATTCGTATCATAAGCAATTGCAACCAACTTCTTACACTTTGGCACTTACCATAAAAATAAGTATTATTAATACTAATTAGAGGATAACAATATT
Protein-coding sequences here:
- the LOC118033556 gene encoding protein ACCELERATED CELL DEATH 6-like, with amino-acid sequence MANAMIDSQLHECVRQNINTEEFRRLVQQRSAEKLVTPCGNTLLHVAVSYGSDNITSYLAQTFPSLITIQNSQKDTILHLAAREGNASHTIKSLAESNPSLMRKTNTKGNTPLHDAVIADNKEVAELLVSRDPEVAYYNNKNGKSPLYLAVENGNKKEILYDLLHLRVSFPIRREDGDALPEGKSPVHAAIKQRNRDILEKIEKEKPELLRLTEEELGNSLHYASSIGFLEGVRFLLTNFHDGAYETNRQGDYPIHVACKSHSVDAVKEFLDKFPYPKEFLNKKGQNILHVAAKYGISCVVRYVLKQDQKLVAPLLNATDEDGNTPLHLAARYGRCMTTFLLVRDCRVEHFIVNNENWTPYELAEDFSKRTEEKYIKTDEMVCY